In Saccharomyces eubayanus strain FM1318 chromosome X, whole genome shotgun sequence, the genomic window AGTAGCCTCTCCACGAACTAGTTGTGCACGGTATTCCATGTCCAAAGTCATTTCGACAACATTCAAGGTGTACTTTATTGTAACTTCCAGATCACCTGGGAATTCATTAGGATTGGATTGTGTATGGTCATCTAACAATGAGAATTCAGCCGTGTAAACATCCTTGGAGGGGTTTTCGACTGGAAGAGCCTTGTATTTTTTAAGGTTGAGGGAACTAATACTGCTGTGATTTGTGTTACCACAGTTGTTAACAGTCAACTGGTGGGGACCATCTTCCAGATGAAAAACACCCTTGGAAATACGATTTGCATAACGGCCAACGATAGCACCCATCATGTTGCCATCGGATAAATAATCCTGAACTTCCGAATATCCTAAAACAACTGATTGATTATTCACTTTTAAGTCAACCAAAGTTGCACCAAGTTTGGCAATGGTGGCTTGGAACCTAGTCGCATCACCAATTGTGATGACTCCGTATTCATTACTATTGTCACTATttgtcattattgtttattgcttattgtattctttttatgGATTTCACTCACTGCCCATCATGGAAAATGGTTATTTGAGCTACAGAAAACACAATACATCTtgtatttatatgtttGAGAATATTAAATTCACATAAAAGACATTCATCTTCAACCACTTCCGCCCCCACAATCAATTGGTAATCTCAGCGACACGGGGGAGGAAGCTTATTTTGTCATGCCACTCAATGCAGCATGCGCCCAACTGATCTCGGGTTCTATCCTTCTAGTTCTGGTATATATTTGCTCGCCAGCTGTATGTTAATGGGGGGGGGGGAAACTTAGAGTGGGGTAGCATGAAGACGTATGATATACATCGGGCTCCTCCACAGCAATTATAGGAACTTGATTGGATAGTGTCAATAGCAGAAAGCTTAAGCAATGACGTGTTGTTGTGGAATGAACTGCAACAAAAATGGCGGGCTATTTGTTGAGTTATTATGCAAAGTGGTATTTCCCGATGGATTACCGCCAAGGAGAAAAGGCAAGGTGCGGTGGGGTGACGTGGGGCAGCCAATGTGCCTGATCTCGCGCTACCCCACGCGTTATATAAGCGCGTAGGAAAGCCATCTTAAAGGCACACTCTCATAGACCCCTGTGCCTTAGGGGCGATTTGGctccaaaaaaatgcataccgaatttttcaaggcCACTGAGTAACGAGTTACTTAAGGATAAGGCAATATGAAGTATACTCAGGCTGGCTGGCTGTTTACCAGCTTAGCTCTATACATACAGTATTCACAGAACGTTATGGTGGGTACTTCTTGCTCGTTAATAGTGCGGGAAAGTATTTGCTTATTGGGCTACGTAACTTACGCTAATTGACTGAAAAGCACAATTTATCCTCCTATCTCCGGTCTCCAATCTCCGATCTCCGGTCTCTGGCCTCACTCTACGTACATCGCTAGTACTATGACATGAGAAACATAATTGGTTATCCTTCTTGTCATTGTTATATAAAGCTTAGCAAGATAgattattgttttcttgaaggGATCAAATAATTAAAACAGTGATAAAAGATATCATTAAGGATAGTATATCACAAACCGGTAACTCTGCGATTGTTTTAAGGAAAGTTGGCGACATTGTTGTCGAACAAAGACCAATTCCTATCATCGAGGATTCTCATTGTGTCAAGATAGCCATCAAAGCTACTGGAATATGTGGTTCTGATATTCACTACTACAGAAACGGTGGCattggaaaatatatattgaAAGCTCCAATGGTTCTTGGTCATGAATCAAGTGGGCAGGTTGTGGAAATTGGTCATGCTGTCACAAGAGTCAAAGTTGGTGATCGCGTTGCCATTGAGCCTGGTGTTCCTAACCGTTACTCTGATGAGACCAAGGAAGGAAGATATAACCTTTGTCCTCATATGGCTTTTGCTGCTACACCTCCAATTGACGGTACTCTAGTGAAATACTATTTGTCTCCAGAAGATTTTCTCGTAAAGCTTCCTGACGGTGTAAGTTACGAAGAGGGAGCTTGTGTTGAGCCTTTATCGGTTGGCGTGCATGCCAATAAGCTGGCTGGAGTCCACTTTGGAAATAGAGTGGTTGTTTTAGGAGCAGGCCTTGTTGGGTTATTAACTGGCGCAGTCGCACGTGCGTTTGGTGCCAGTGACGTCGTCTTTGTTGATGTGTTTGACAACAGGCTAGACAGGGCAAAAGATTTTGGCACCACTCATACTTTCAATGCATCCAAACTCTCTGCTCAGGAATTGGCAGACGAAGTCAAAGAACTTTTGGGGGGACAAAATGCAGATATTGTCTTTGAGTGTTCCGGAGCAGATGCTTGCATTGACGCTGGTGTCAAAGTCACCAAAGCTGGAGGTATTATGGTTCAAATCGGCATGGGAAAAAACTACACGAGCTTTCCAATTGCCGAAGTTAGTGGTAAAGAGATGAAGTTGATTGGATGCTTCCGTTATTCGTTTGGTGATTACCGCGACGCAGTAAAGTTAGTTGCTTCAGGCAAGGTTAATGTAAAAGCAATGATAACTCACAGATTCAAGTTTGAAGATGCAGGCAAGGCTTATGATTTCAACATTGCTCACGTTGGTGAGGTGGTTAAGACTATAATTACGGGTCCTGCCTGAATGAGAAGTGGGTATGTAATGTAATTTTTTACACTCTTATGAACGCGTGTAATTTTTAATGACTTATCACagacttttttcttttcagtatTCACTCAGGTACTTGTACAGGCTATTCGTTTTGTTGAGGAGAAGCGATTGTACATAAGCTCGATATTTATGACCTTGATCTAGTATAGATGCCTTCCCCTCCCGAATTGTGTTGTGTTTAACTCTTGTTTCTATATGATATAAGGAATAGCCGTCTCCGAGTCATTACTAGCCTAATTTGGTTACTATTGTCATTCTCATGACTACGTGTGGAAGTGGTTTAGCGCTCAGTACAGGCAGACTGCATTATATGGTGTATTTACTGAAAATTTAACCACCATATTAAGGAGCGGATAGGGTATAAGTATAAGGCAAGGTATGACCTAGTGTGAGGGCAGTGTGTCGGTCAGGTATAGTATACGGCATGCTTTTCGGGAGTGGTTGGTAACGGTTCGAGTTTCCAAATAGCGAAGgggtttctttcttgaacatCTTAAGACAGTGCTGTTATTGGTCTAGGTAGTGTGTTCGTTCCGCCAGCTATACAGCAGAATATGGTATACAGAAAACAAACGTTACTCCGGTACAAAAGAATGCACCTTGGAAATTTGAGCGGGGGTAGTGTGATAGCTGAGGCgcttttcttatttgaaGTTACGAAAAGATTTGTGCTGTCTTTTTCCATACAAGTGCGCAATATTACTTATTACGCTCGAAAAATCTTCTCCGTATATCTCCGTAcacatttttgtttaacTCCGTTCCTCATAGTAATCACCCCACCTACCGTATAATCCATACACATATGTTATAGCAACTATTAGAAACAGAAGCGACCCCCCTTGGCGCGACTATATGAGATATACAGTTGACGTCACCAGTTTTGCAACCaattaatttctttaacttAAAATCCCGCCTAGGATGCATTTTGAACTTAAACTTAAAACCMAAAAAAAAAAGGKGGGGGTGGGGTATGATTCGCAAAATGCTTGAAATAACGCGGTTGTGGAATCTTGAGCGGCAGGCACACAGGAAAAGCTCCCACTAAAGCGGCGTGAGCAGCTTTGGTGCGTACGAGTGTTGGCAGGCGCGAAGGTTGCCTTGGCTAAACGTTCAAGGACAGTATCATTAGATAATCCTAGGGGCTGAATGCCTAATAACAGCAGGGCAGTCGTTCGAGaaatgaaacaaaaatagtTCCGCTAATATGtgcaaaaaaatgtgaaaaCCTCCCTACGgtcaaaattttatcattcGTGTGGTTTCGCATGAACATCATTGTCGCCTCACCATTATTTATACCCTCAGACAGTTGCTGCTATTCGAGACATATAAAGTGAGAGAGTTAAATTCTACTAACtctttttatgttttatGGTCGCTTTTATCGAAAGGTTCattaaatagaaaaagaaaaagaaaagaaaaagaaaacgaaaaagatGTCTAGCTCCCATTTATCTGCTAGCGGTGTTACAGATAATCGAAATGCTTCCACTGCNNNNNNNNNNNNNNNNNNNNNNNNNNNNNNNNNNNNNNNNNNNNNNNNNNNNNNNNNNNNNNNNNNNNNNNNNNNNNNNNNNNNNNNNNNNNNNNNNNNNNNNNNNNNNNNNNNNNNNNNNNNNNNNNNNNNNNNNNNNNNNNNNNNNNNNNNNNNNNNNNNNNNNNNNNNNNNNNNNNNNNNNNNNNNNNNNNNNNNNNNNNNNNNNNNNNNNNNNNNNNNNNNNNNNNNNNNNNNNNNNNNNNNNNNNNNNNNNNNNNNNNNNNNNNNNNNNNNNNNNNNNNNNNNNNNNNNNNNNNNNNNNNNNNNNNNNNNNNNNNNNNNNNNNNNNNNNNNNNNNNNNNNNNNNNNNNNNNNNNNNNNNNNNNNNNNNNNNNNNNNNNNNNNNNNNNNNNNNNNNNNNNNNNNNNNNNNNNNNNNNNNNNNNNNNNNNNNNNNNNNNNNNNNNNNNNNNNNNNNNNNNNNNNNNNNNNNNNNNNNNNNNNNNNNNNNNNNNNNNNNNNNNNNNNNNNNNNNNNNNNNNNNNNNNNNNNNNNNNNNNNNNNNNNNNNNNNNNNNNNNNNNNNNNNNNNNNNNNNNNNNNNNNNNNNNNNNNNNNNNNNNNNNNNNNNNNNNNNNNNNNNNNNNNNNNNNNNNNNNNNNNNNNNNNNNNNNNNNNNNNNNNNNNNNNNNNNNNNNNNNNNNNNNNNNNNNNNNNNNNNNNNNNNNNNNNNNNNNNNNNNNNNNNNNNNNNNNNNNNNNNNNNNNNNNNNNNNNNNNNNNNNNNNNNNNNNNNNNNNNNNNNNNNNNNNNNNNNNNNNNNNNNNNNNNNNNNNNNNNNNNNNNNNNNNNNNNNNNNNNNNNNNNNNNNNNNNNNNNNNNNNNNNNNNNNNNNNNNNNNNNNNNNNNNNNNNNNNNNNNNNNNNNNNNNNNNNNNNNNNNNNNNNNNNNNNNNNNNNNNNNNNNNNNNNNNNNNNNNNNNNNNNNNNNNNNNNNNNNNNNNNNNNNNNNNNNNNNNNNNNNNNNNNNNNNNNNNNNNNNNNNNNNNNNNNNNNNNNNNNNNNNNNNNNNNNNNNNNNNNNNNNNNNNNNNNNNNNNNNNNNNNNNNNNNNNNNNNNNNNNNNNNNNNNNNNNNNNNNNNNNNNNNNNNNNNNNNNNNNNNNNNNNNNNNNNNNNNNNNNNNNNNNNNNNNNNNNNNNNNNNNNNNNNNNNNNNNNNNNNNNNNNNNNNNNNNNNNNNNNNNNNNNNNNNNNNNNNNNNNNNNNNNNNNNNNNNNNNNNNNNNNNNNNNNNNNNNNNNNNNNNNNNNNNNNNNNNNNNNNNNNNNNNNNNNNNNNNNNNNNNNNNNNNNNNNNNNNNNNNNNNNNNNNNNNNNNNNNNNNNNNNNNNNNNNNNNNNNNNNNNNNNNNNNNNNNNNNNNNNNNNNNNNNNNNNNNNNNNNNNNNNNNNNNNNNNNNNNNNNNNNNNNNNNNNNNNNNNNNNNNNNNNNNNNNNNNNNNNNNNNNNNNNNNNNNNNNNNNNNNNNNNNNNNNNNNNNNNNNNNNNNNNNNNNNNNNNNNNNNNNNNNNNNNNNNNNNNNNNNNNNNNNNNNNNNNNNNNNNNNNNNNNNNNNNNNNNNNNNNNNNNNNNNNNNNNNNNNNNNNNNNNNNNNNNNNNNNNNNNNNNNNNNNNNNNNNNNNNNNNNNNNNNNNNNNNNNNNNNNNNNNNNNNNNNNNNNNNNNNNNNNNNNNNNNNNNNNNNNNNNNNNNNNNNNNNNNNNNNNNNNNNNNNNNNNNNNNNNNNNNNNNNNNNNNNNNNNNNNNNNNNNNNNNNNNNNNNNNNNNNNNNNNNNNNNNNNNNNNNNNNNNNNNNNNNNNNNNNNNNNNNNNNNNNNNNNNNNNNNNNNNNNNNNNNNNNNNNNNNNNNNNNNNNNNNNNNNNNNNNNNNNNNNNNNNNNNNNNNNNNNNNNNNNNNNNNNNNNNNNNNNNNNNNNNNNNNNNNNNNNNNNNNNNNNNNNNNNNNNNNNNNNNNNNNNNNNNNNNNNNNNNNNNNNNNNNNNNNNNNNNNNNNNNNNNNNNNNNNNNNNNNNNNNNNNNNNNNNNNNNNNNNNNNNNNNNNNNNNNNNNNNNNNNNNNNNNNNNNNNNNNNNNNNNNNNNNNNNNNNNNNNNNNNNNNNNNNNNNNNNNNNNNNNNNNNNNNNNNNNNNNNNNNNNNNNNNNNNNNNNNNNNNNNNNNNNNNNNNNNNNNNNNNNNNNNNNNNNNNNNNNNNNNNNNNNNNNNNNNNNNNNNNNNNNNNNNNNNNNNNNNNNNNNNNNNNNNNNNNNNNNNNNNNNNNNNNNNNNNNNNNNNNNNNNNNNNNNNNNNNNNNNNNNNNNNNNNNNNNNNNNNNNNNNNNNNNNNNNNNNNNNNNNNNNNNNNNNNNNNNNNNNNNNNNNNNNNNNNNNNNNNNNNNNNNNNNNNNNNNNNNNNNNNNNNNNNNNNNNNNNNNNNNNN contains:
- the SOR1 gene encoding L-iditol 2-dehydrogenase SOR1 — translated: MVLGHESSGQVVEIGHAVTRVKVGDRVAIEPGVPNRYSDETKEGRYNLCPHMAFAATPPIDGTLVKYYLSPEDFLVKLPDGVSYEEGACVEPLSVGVHANKLAGVHFGNRVVVLGAGLVGLLTGAVARAFGASDVVFVDVFDNRLDRAKDFGTTHTFNASKLSAQELADEVKELLGGQNADIVFECSGADACIDAGVKVTKAGGIMVQIGMGKNYTSFPIAEVSGKEMKLIGCFRYSFGDYRDAVKLVASGKVNVKAMITHRFKFEDAGKAYDFNIAHVGEVVKTIITGPA